One part of the Segnochrobactrum spirostomi genome encodes these proteins:
- a CDS encoding cytochrome c oxidase assembly protein, with the protein MTEPRAPQTDPSDLDAPEAVRAERPRTFTNGVIAMLCGLFVVTMVGAAFAAVPLYRMFCQVTGFGGTPSRVESQAGIVPIDRKINVRFDANVSGGLHWRFAPEVEQVTLRMGDVATVQFVAENLTDKTITATSTFNVTPTVSGGYFSKITCFCFTEQTLKPHQKVELPVVFYVDPAMDKDQDAASVRDITLSYTFFPTAASTKPVAAEEAGRGTDGKS; encoded by the coding sequence ATGACCGAACCGCGCGCACCGCAGACGGACCCGAGCGACCTCGATGCGCCGGAGGCGGTGCGGGCGGAACGGCCGCGGACGTTTACGAACGGCGTCATCGCGATGCTGTGCGGGCTGTTCGTGGTGACGATGGTGGGGGCCGCCTTCGCCGCGGTGCCGCTCTACCGCATGTTCTGCCAGGTCACCGGCTTCGGCGGCACGCCGAGCCGGGTCGAGAGCCAGGCCGGCATCGTGCCGATCGACCGCAAGATCAACGTGCGCTTCGACGCCAACGTCTCCGGCGGGCTGCATTGGCGCTTCGCGCCGGAGGTCGAGCAGGTCACGCTGCGCATGGGCGACGTCGCCACCGTCCAGTTCGTCGCCGAAAATCTGACCGACAAGACCATCACGGCGACGTCGACCTTCAACGTCACCCCGACGGTGTCGGGCGGCTACTTCTCCAAGATCACCTGCTTCTGCTTCACCGAGCAGACCCTGAAGCCGCATCAGAAGGTGGAACTTCCGGTCGTGTTCTACGTCGATCCGGCGATGGACAAGGACCAGGACGCCGCCTCGGTGCGCGACATCACGCTGTCCTACACCTTCTTCCCGACGGCTGCGTCAACGAAGCCCGTCGCCGCCGAGGAGGCGGGGCGTGGCACGGACGGAAAGAGCTGA